The genomic DNA ATCGAAGTCGTCGAGGATGGCAATTCGTTCGCCGAGAACGCGCGGCTGAAGTCGACTCAACAAGCCAAGCATCTGGGGCGATGGGTGCTCGGTGAAGACAGCGGTCTGTCGGTCGACGCGCTGGACGGAGCGCCGGGAATTTACAGCGCTCGCTTCTCCGGTGACGATGCGACCGACGAAAAGAACAACGACCTATTGTTGGAGCGTCTGGAAGGGGTGCCGCTGCAGCGTCGCACCGCCTATTACAACTGTTACCTCAGTCTTTCGGATCCCGACGGGAACGAACGGCTGGCCGCCAACGGCAAGTGTTGCGGTCGGATCATTGAACAGCGTCACGGGACGCATGGTTTTGGATACGATCCGATGTTCGAGATCCCCGAGTATCACTTGACGTTCGGGCAACTTGGCCCCAGCGTCAAGAAGGCGCTCAGCCACCGAGCGCGGGCGCTGCGGCAGTTCATTCCTCAGCTGCGTCTGCTGTTGGATCAACTGGCGGCGCAATAAAGCGAAACCAAGCTGCGCTGCATCAGTGATGCAGCAGCTTCTTGCGATCGGGTTCGAGAACGCGATCGAGAATTTCGTTCAGGATCACCTGTTCCAAGCTCGTGTCGCGGCCCAGCGGAATCCAACCCAGGGTGATCGGTTCGCCGGTGAAGATCTCGTCAGTACGGGTCACAGTTCCGTCGTGACGCAGCGACAGTGAACCTTCGCTGGCGCCTTGGCTATGATTGACATCTTCGATCTCCTTGAGCACCACGACCTCGATCGAATATCCCGATTGCTGGGCGTGCACGTTAACGATCGCCTTGCGGCGGATCGATTGCAGCGTACTTTGCAAGCGTTCGAATCCGCGTGTGCTATCGCGGTTCCACGGCTCCAGAATCGAAGCCCCCACGCGATAGGTCGTCTCCAACGATCCGTCGATTCCATTCAGTGGCTGCTCCGTTTTGATCCGGAAGTAATCGTCGACGGTATCGACGATTTGCAGCCACAAGAAGTCGGGCTTCACAGCCGGCAGCATCGCCGGATTGACCGTCAACGATGTCGGTGGGGATGGCGGGATCAATTGGTGCATCAACCGACCACAACCTGGCACCACGAACAGAATCGCGGCGCAAAGGGCCAGCGGCACAAAGACCGTTCGGTGCAGGTGATTTAAGTTTTTCAATGGTTCGCGCATTCCCTTCCACATGGTTGCCGGTACTGTCGCGATTATCGGCGGCCGGCGGCAATAGCAATCCGGCGGCAAAAAAGAGCGGCCGTAAGACGAGATCGTATCCGGCGGCAAGAGCGCTCGACGCAGGGGGTTGCTATCGAGCTCGCGGATGCGCTTTTTCGTAGATCGCCAACAGATTGGCAGCACTGACGTGAGTGTAGATCTGCGTCGTCGCCAGGCTCTTGTGCCCCAACAACTCCTGCACGCTACGAATATCAGCCCCCGCGTCCAACAGATGGGTCGCAAAACTGTGCCGCAATGTGTGCGGGCTGGTTCGCGTATCGAGCCCCGCGACCTGGATGTGTTTTTCCAGCATCCGGCCGACGCTGCGCGTGGTCAATCGACGACCAAAGCGGTTCAAAAAGGTCGCCGCCGAAGGGGACTGAGGCTCCAACGGATCGCGATTGCGGGTCGGCATGTATCGCCGCAGGGCGCGAACCGCAAACGAACCCAGCGGGCTCATCCGTTCCTTGCGTCCCTTACCACGAACGCGAATCACTTGTTGATCGAAGTCGAGATCGCCATCGTTCAGCCCGACCAATTCGCTGACACGCAATCCGGCGCTATACAGCGTTTCCAGGATCGCGCGGTCGCGGAGGCCGTTGGGGTCGTTGAGCGGCGGGGTTTTGAGGATCCGATTGACTTCGGCACCCGAGAGAACGTGCGGCAGCTTGCGTTGCCGGCGCGGATTCCGCAGCGGGCTCGCTGGGTTGGTCGTCGCCAGTTCCTGCCGCTGAGCAAAGCGGTAGAAGCTGCGTAGCGAAGCGAGTTTCCGCGAGATCGTGTTGCGAGCGTAATCCGCCTCTTGCAACGCCGCCTGGTAGCCGCGGAGGTCTTGCGGCGACAGGTCTTGCGGCTTTGGCGTGCTGCCGCGCTGATCTTCCAGAAACTCCACCAACCCAAACAGGTCTTCGCGATAGGCTTTGATCGTCAGATCCGACGCATTGCGTTCGTGTGCAAGGTACTGCAAGAACTGAGGGATAGCGCTGCGCATCGGGATCCAATTCCTTAAGCCGCGAAGCGACGGTGTTGCGGTTCCTCTTCGACAACGGCTGGGATCGAGTCGCGAATTCGCTTGCTCAATACCGCCGCGTCGTACCAGGTGAAGTCGATCTCAGGATCGGCCGCAAAACGCCCCAACAACCGCAAGGTCTCGGTGCGATTCGCATCGTCGTACAAGAAGATAAACTTCTCCTCTCCTTTGACGAGAGCCAGAACATTGATTTCTTTGTCCATCCAGTGACGCCCTAAAAGTGCTCGTGTTCGCCAGTTTCGCACTTCAGGTCCATCTTGCCTGAACTGCCTAGCGTTCGTATCGGCTGATAGGCCACCTGAGGATGAGGTCGCTTTTATGCTTGCCCCCCCTAGAACCGAGCATTTCGGTTATATGCAACTTGCAGCAAAAACGGATGAAATCGTCACTGCGGGATAGGTAAGATTGCCACCCTCCAAAACGGGCGTCATCATCGGAATAGAAGGTATCGGCCAACTTTTGCGTAAATTCGGAATCGTCTCCGCGGTAGATTCGGGTATGCGATAGCACAGGCTCCGCCTGCGCAAGCATTGGAGGTGGAAAGGCGGTTGGTGGGTTGGGGATAAGGCCTGTTGGGTCGGGCCATCCACCTGGAAGGTTGCCAGCAACTTCCGCTTCCATGGCGCCACCGTTCGGATCGAAGATCCGCATGTCTGCTGGGGCCGGTGGCGCGTCGTGACTTGGATAGGGGGCGGCGTTGGCGGCGGTAGGACTTTGCGGCGATTGAGTCTTCAACTGAGCCCT from Rosistilla carotiformis includes the following:
- the rdgB gene encoding RdgB/HAM1 family non-canonical purine NTP pyrophosphatase — protein: MFELVLGTGNRKKAIEIQAVMPTDRVRLTTLADWPTAIEVVEDGNSFAENARLKSTQQAKHLGRWVLGEDSGLSVDALDGAPGIYSARFSGDDATDEKNNDLLLERLEGVPLQRRTAYYNCYLSLSDPDGNERLAANGKCCGRIIEQRHGTHGFGYDPMFEIPEYHLTFGQLGPSVKKALSHRARALRQFIPQLRLLLDQLAAQ
- the xerC gene encoding tyrosine recombinase XerC produces the protein MRSAIPQFLQYLAHERNASDLTIKAYREDLFGLVEFLEDQRGSTPKPQDLSPQDLRGYQAALQEADYARNTISRKLASLRSFYRFAQRQELATTNPASPLRNPRRQRKLPHVLSGAEVNRILKTPPLNDPNGLRDRAILETLYSAGLRVSELVGLNDGDLDFDQQVIRVRGKGRKERMSPLGSFAVRALRRYMPTRNRDPLEPQSPSAATFLNRFGRRLTTRSVGRMLEKHIQVAGLDTRTSPHTLRHSFATHLLDAGADIRSVQELLGHKSLATTQIYTHVSAANLLAIYEKAHPRAR